A single window of Pseudomonas lijiangensis DNA harbors:
- a CDS encoding HD-GYP domain-containing protein codes for MLKHIPVTELRLGMYVHELCDLRADHSFWTSSFLLKHESDLQRIRNSSVTRLWIDGSRGLDVQPVSLCEAPSPPHGQDQTCALEEEIGYARELCARSKAAVVKIFSDVRMGRIAELEDMGDLIDDISDSLARHPDALLSLARLKTADEYTYMHSVAVGGLMIALARQLALPESLVKEAGMAGLLHDVGKLAIPAAILGKPGKLSDEEFAIVRKHPEIGCQLLGESKHFSPRVLDVCLHHHERFDGSGYPDRLAGSQISLFARMGAICDVYDAITSDRPYKACWSPAESISRMAEWTGHFDEKIFQAFVKCVGIYPVGSLVRLESGNLGIVMEQNKASLLTPKVKVFYSALFKMPIAHTLIDLSTLIGQDRIISRECAKTWGFKNLDHLWAGAPESVAQ; via the coding sequence GTGCTGAAACACATTCCCGTCACCGAGCTTCGCCTCGGCATGTATGTCCACGAACTGTGCGACTTGCGCGCCGACCACTCTTTCTGGACCAGCAGTTTTCTGCTCAAGCATGAAAGCGATCTGCAACGCATCAGGAACTCCAGCGTCACCCGGCTGTGGATCGATGGCAGCCGGGGACTTGATGTACAACCTGTCAGCCTCTGCGAGGCGCCTTCCCCACCCCATGGCCAGGACCAGACTTGCGCGCTGGAAGAAGAGATCGGCTACGCCCGGGAGCTTTGCGCCCGGTCCAAAGCCGCAGTCGTCAAAATCTTCAGCGATGTACGCATGGGCAGGATCGCGGAACTGGAAGACATGGGTGACCTGATCGACGACATTTCCGACTCCCTGGCCCGTCATCCCGACGCCCTGCTCAGTCTGGCCCGCCTGAAAACGGCGGATGAATACACCTACATGCATTCGGTCGCGGTGGGCGGATTGATGATTGCTCTGGCACGCCAACTGGCACTGCCTGAAAGCCTGGTCAAGGAAGCCGGCATGGCAGGCCTGCTGCACGATGTCGGCAAGCTGGCGATACCTGCGGCCATTCTCGGCAAGCCCGGCAAACTCAGCGACGAAGAATTTGCAATCGTGCGCAAGCATCCGGAAATCGGCTGCCAGTTGCTGGGCGAAAGCAAACACTTCAGCCCCAGAGTGCTGGATGTCTGCCTGCACCACCACGAACGCTTCGATGGCAGCGGCTACCCCGACCGGCTCGCTGGTTCACAGATCAGCCTGTTTGCGCGCATGGGTGCCATCTGCGACGTCTACGACGCCATTACTTCCGACCGCCCCTACAAGGCCTGCTGGAGCCCGGCAGAGTCCATCAGCAGGATGGCTGAATGGACCGGGCATTTCGACGAGAAGATATTCCAGGCCTTCGTCAAATGCGTCGGTATCTACCCGGTAGGTTCTCTGGTGCGCCTGGAAAGCGGCAACCTGGGCATCGTCATGGAACAGAACAAGGCTTCACTGCTGACCCCCAAGGTCAAAGTGTTCTACTCGGCACTGTTCAAGATGCCCATCGCCCACACCTTGATAGACCTCTCTACCCTGATCGGACAAGACAGAATCATCAGCCGTGAATGTGCCAAGACCTGGGGTTTCAAGAACCTGGACCACTTGTGGGCGGGAGCACCTGAAAGCGTGGCCCAGTAG